In a single window of the Raphanus sativus cultivar WK10039 chromosome 9, ASM80110v3, whole genome shotgun sequence genome:
- the LOC108824848 gene encoding uncharacterized protein LOC108824848 gives MGFITGHSTMGFITRCSTAYRICQLRSQSSHSPTYDERIELWNLENEQFEELIIQPSLSYYSRYFERGPVQTGSGVGWRNVWGRLQEDDAACRHLLRMSLDVFRSLCDILQSKYGLHPTMNVCIEESVAMFLQICGHNEVQRDVGIWFGQTQETVNRKFFEVLTATELLACDYVKTPTRQELLRIPESLQTDRRYWPYFSGFVGAMDGVHVCVKVKPELQGMYWNRHDWTSFNIMAICDLNMLFTYVWNGAPGSCHDTAVLTMAENSDSEFPLPPVDKYYVVDSGYPNKQGFLAPYRSSRNRVTRYHMSHFNNGPPPKNKQELFNRCHASLRSVIERTFGVWKKKWRILSDFPRYNIAVQKRVNNEIDERRMTRSCERIQAQLCRIEEEANDFDLARRKSRLGLESASGWSEGFRSLGSGESGEAEMSSSGEKTELNFDFHGEEENLRQGRVLSFLFSFYIIFLRNLRKPTEDDSDIGGLEKQVLIKQGVTVDELSLWNVAAFKIFSLVSVFFMQDSFANDKSNILMILCASSDPKEMYKTLCTLEYGAKAKCIVRGSHIPNKDKNGGDESSSAVILGTRI, from the exons ATGGGGTTCATCACCGGCCACTCAACAATGGGGTTCATCACAAGATGCTCAACA GCTTATCGTATATGTCAGTTGCGATCACAAAGTTCCCATAGTCCAACTTATGATGAGAGAATTGAGTTATGGAATCTGGAAAATGAGCAATTTGAAGAGTTAATAATTCAACCATCACTGAGTTATTACAGCCGTTATTTTGAAAGAGGACCAGTTCAAACCGGTAGCGGTGTAGGGTGGAGAAATGTTTGGGGTCGGTTACAAGAAGATGATGCTGCATGTCGTCACTTACTACGAATGTCTTTAGATGTTTTTAGATCTCTTTGTGACATATTGCAATCAAAATATGGTTTGCATCCAACGATGAATGTTTGTATCGAAGAGAGTGTGGCAATGTTTTTGCAAATTTGTGGGCATAATGAAGTTCAAAGAGATGTTGGAATATGGTTTGGACAGACACAAGAGACAGTGAATAGAAAGTTTTTTGAAGTTCTTACGGCGACAGAGTTACTTGCTTGTGATTATGTCAAGACCCCAACAAGACAAGAACTACTTCGAATTCCTGAAAGCTTGCAAACAGACAGAAGATATTGGCCATATTTTAGTGGATTTGTTGGAGCTATGGATGGAGTTCATGTATGTGTTAAAGTGAAGCCTGAACTACAAGGAATGTACTGGAATCGACATGATTGGACATCATTTAATATCATGGCAATATGTGATCTAAATATGTTGTTTACATATGTTTGGAATGGAGCACCCGGATCATGTCACGATACAGCAGTTCTCACGATGGCAGAAAATAGTGATTCTGAATTTCCTTTGCCTCCAGTAGACAAGTATTATGTAGTTGATTCTGGGTATCCAAATAAGCAAGGTTTTTTGGCTCCATACAGATCTTCTCGGAATAGGGTTACTAGGTATCATATGTCTCATTTTAACAACGGTCCTCCTCCTAAGAATAAACAAGAACTGTTTAATCGATGTCATGCATCTCTACGTTCTGTTATTGAAAGGACATTTGGAGTCTGGAAGAAGAAATGGAGGATTTTGAGTGATTTTCCCAGATATAATATTGCAGTTCAAAAAAGAGTG AACAACGAGATTGACGAGAGGAGGATGACCAGAAGCTGTGAACGGATCCAAGCTCAGCTGTGTCGGATCGAGGAAGAAGCCAACGACTTTGATTTGGCTCGCCGTAAATCTCGGTTGGGGCTCGAGAGCGCTAGTGGCTGGAGTGAGGGTTT CAGGAGTCTCGGGAGTGGGGAGAGTGGTGAGGCAGAGATGAGTAGCAGTGGTGAGAAGACAGAGCTTAACTTCGACTTccatggagaagaagagaatttACGACAGGGGAGAGTTCTTTCATTccttttttcattttacattatatttctGAGAAATCTGAGAAAACCTACTGAAGATGACAGTGACATTGGAGGACTGGAGAAGCAG GTACTGATTAAACAAGGGGTAACAGTAGATGAACTCAGTTTATG GAATGTGGCTGCTTTTAAGATATTTAGTCTTGTTTCTGTTTTCTTCATGCAAGACTCTTTTGCCAATGACAAATCAAATATTCTAATGATTCTATGTGCAAGCTCGGATCCAAAGGAAATGTACAAGACTCTTTGCACTCTGGAGTATGGGGCAAAAGCAAAGTGCATAGTTCGTGGGTCACATATTCCGAACAAGGATAAGAATGGGGGTGATGAGTCTTCTTCTGCTGTGATTTTGGGAACAAGAATATAG
- the LOC108835558 gene encoding heavy metal-associated isoprenylated plant protein 24, translating to MGVEGTMEYISELLKMRRKKKKKPMQTVALRVTRIDCEGCERKIKHILSGVKGVKSVVVDAKQQKVTVMGYIEPKKVLEAAKSTRKKVELWPYVPYTMVANPYISQAYDKKAPPNMVRKVPDTAFVNETTVDDSYTIMFSDENPNSCSIM from the exons ATGGGAGTGGAAGGAACGATGGAATACATATCAGAATTGTTGAAGATGAggaggaaaaagaagaagaaaccaatgCAGACAGTAGCTCTCCGAGTTACTCGTATCGACTGCGAAGGCTGTGAACGTAAAATCAAACATATTCTATCTGGCGTCAAAG GGGTGAAATCGGTGGTCGTGGATGCGAAGCAACAAAAGGTAACGGTGATGGGCTATATTGAGCCGAAGAAGGTTTTGGAGGCGGCAAAGTCGACAAGGAAGAAAGTGGAGCTATGGCCGTACGTTCCATACACAATGGTGGCGAATCCGTACATATCTCAAGCATATGACAAGAAAGCACCACCGAACATGGTTCGGAAAGTCCCTGACACAGCTTTCGTTAACGAGACCACCGTTGATGACTCTTACACCATAATGTTTAGCGACGAGAATCCTAACTCTTGCTCGATCATGtag
- the LOC130500125 gene encoding uncharacterized protein LOC130500125, whose amino-acid sequence MSDYRFIDPTPAGKEFLVDKFNQKFNINVTYRFFKEKLDQLKRKYKKYKHLMKNSTGISVDPTTSVISASDSWWRDRESQYSLHQRREELLNDGQNNDEDHLYSETYDGDTQHTHVPETQENEEIPTSRVQQRSGLRRGSSSQRGVENSRVATRSGSQGSRRKQSFETTLTDTMAGFREFQCQSLQQLRPNYFDEGDYNEFDTAVKIFESMELPNDTTFYWACIHAFKEERFWRKYFIDRAERPVEDKLKFLQALTGYTRDSEYMGKQLESGQKFGSPTCGQWSFGFNQWETPPNQPQWGTPPTAPQWGTLPNAPQWNSPSNAPQWAAPPNVSQWGTPPNALQWTSSPNALQWGPQNVPQWGPPHNSQQWGSTSDVP is encoded by the exons ATGAGCGATTACCGTTTCATAGATCCCACACCAGCTGGTAAAGAGTTTCTCGTTGATAAATTCAACCAAAAGTTTAATATTAACGTAACCTACCGGTTCTTCAAAGAAAAACTCGATcaacttaaaagaaaatacaagaaGTACAAGCATCTTATGAAAAATTCTACGGGCATTTCGGTTGATCCTACTACATCTGTGATATCTGCGTCTGATTCATGGTGGAGAGATCGTGAA TCTCAATACTCTTTGcaccaaagaagagaagagttgCTGAATGATGGTCAAAATAACGATGAAGACCATTTGTACTCTGAAACATATGATGGTGATACGCAACACACGCATGTTCCCGAGAcacaagaaaatgaagaa ATTCCTACTTCTAGAGTGCAACAACGAAGTGGACTAAGGCGTGGAAGTAGTTCACAAAGAGGTGTAGAAAATTCTCGGGTTGCTACCAGAAGTGGATCTCAAGGAAGTCGTAGAAAACAATCATTCGAGACAACTTTGACAGATACGATGGCTGGCTTTAGAGAATTTCAATGCCAAAGTTTACAACAACTGCGTCCAAATTATTTTGACGAAGGTGATTACAATGAATTTGATACGGCCGTGAAGATATTCGAATCGATGGAGCTTCCAAATGACACCACTTTTTATTGGGCTTGCATTCATGCATTCAAAGAAGAAAGATTTTGGCGCAAGTACTTCATCGATAGGGCTGAAAGACCTGTGGAAGATAAGTTGAAATTTTTACAAGCTCTTACAGGATATACGCGGGACAGTGAATACATGGGAAAACAGTTAGAATCTGGACAAAAGTTTGGCAGTCCAACTTGTGGGCAATGGAGTTTTGGTTTTAACCAATGGGAAACACCTCCAAATCAACCGCAATGGGGAACACCTCCAACTGCACCGCAATGGGGAACACTGCCAAATGCCCCACAATGGAATTCACCTTCAAATGCTCCGCAGTGGGCTGCACCACCAAATGTTTCCCAGTGGGGTACACCACCAAATGCTCTTCAATGGACTTCATCTCCAAATGCTCTGCAGTGGGGTCCACAAAATGTTCCACAATGGGGTCCGCCTCATAATTCTCAACAATGGGGTTCTACATCTGATGTTCCATAA